One window from the genome of Gopherus evgoodei ecotype Sinaloan lineage chromosome 2, rGopEvg1_v1.p, whole genome shotgun sequence encodes:
- the ZHX2 gene encoding zinc fingers and homeoboxes protein 2: MASKRKSTTPCMLRSPELMEQAVPEDGEALKERGAGTPQQDSKDGWAADTENSVKECEVMDGKASVENQSKKPQGGYECKYCPYSTQNLNEFTEHVDTQHPNVILNPLYVCAECNFTTKKYDSLSDHNTKYHLGENNFKLKLIKRNNQTVLEQSIETTNNVVTVTNSGLENAEYDEVLHGEINVSKTPIMKQGKPKVETKKGPKKTEEGGMENHVDGTLPRVITETTESIACINGADLLHDVLAHVMPSVQLPPNINLVPKVPVPLNSTKYNCALDTNATMINSFNKFPYPTQAELSWLTAASKHPEEQIRIWFATQRLKHGISWSPEEVEEARKKMFNGTIQSVPQTITVLPAHLTAAKMPQPIIQTALPCQILGQTGLVLTQVSNGSTVSCSPITLAVAANHGQKRTIQTLSGAPEAKRPHVVHVPEVSPKLNAAPLTPTNDRKKTKEQIAELKSSFIMSQFPDDAEVYRLIEVTGLSRSEIKKWFSDHRYRSQRGIVHITSESIAKDQLAIAAARHGRTYHTYTDFTPQRFKEKTQEQLRILEESFLRSSFPTQGELDRLRVETKLSRREVDSWFSERRKLRDSMEQAVLDSMGSNKKNKDQRLHNGTISPAELLNSSQLPSSLSESESSTAFNKKNQEQIHLLKSTFARTQWPSPQEYDQLAAQTGLIRTEIVRWFKENRSSLRTGTLKWIDRYQQQYVVEGHNEQNQKKGLKQNESPKNSNQVSRQHYQEHKKLNEENVGKLVMRSTEDYEPPKDSLLGNQTEDRLECNSQDGHGSEENEDAGDVNWVEVTVGDDDAVSDCTDSWSQTAPEGQAELADFDSESVSGDNSHI; encoded by the coding sequence TATGAATGTAAATACTGTCCTTATTCAACACAAAACCTAAATGAATTTACGGAGCATGTTGACACACAGCACCCAAATGTAATCCTCAACCCTCTCTATGTGTGTGCTGAATGTAACTTTACAACCAAAAAATATGATTCCTTATCTGATCACAACACAAAATATCACCTAGGAGAGAataattttaaactgaaattaatCAAACGCAATAATCAGACTGTGTTAGAGCAATCCATTGAGACAACCAATAATGTTGTCACTGTCACAAACAGTGGATTAGAAAATGCAGAATATGATGAAGTCCTTCATGGTGAGATCAATGTAAGTAAAACTCCAATTATGAAACAGGGAAAGCCTAAAGTTGAGACCAAGAAGGGTCCCAAAAAGACAGAAGAGGGAGGTATGGAAAACCATGTTGATGGGACCCTCCCCCGTGTCATTACAGAAACCACTGAATCTATTGCTTGTATCAACGGAGCTGACCTTCTTCATGATGTATTGGCGCATGTTATGCCCTCTGTACAGCTGCCACCAAATATCAACCTTGTCCCCAAGGTTCCGGTCCCTCTGAACAGTACCAAATACAACTGTGCACTGGACACTAATGCAACCATGATCAATTCTTTTAATAAATTTCCTTACCCAACACAAGCAGAGCTGTCATGGTTGACAGCAGCATCAAAACATCCAGAGGAGCAAATCCGAATCTGGTTTGCTACCCAGCGTTTGAAGCATGGAATAAGTTGGTCACCAGAAGAGGTAGAAGAGGCAAGAAAGAAGATGTTTAATGGAACCATCCAGTCAGTGCCCCAAACCATCACTGTCCTGCCAGCTCATCTGACAGCTGCAAAAATGCCACAGCCAATTATCCAAACAGCTTTACCTTGCCAGATACTCGGCCAGACTGGACTGGTTTTGACTCAAGTGTCAAATGGATCAACAGTTTCTTGCTCACCGATTACACTTGCTGTTGCTGCTAATCATGGACAGAAACGGACAATACAGACCttgtcaggtgccccagaagccAAGCGTCCACATGTAGTTCATGTGCCTGAGGTCTCACCCAAGCTGAATGCTGCTCCATTGACACCAACAAATGACCGAAAAAAGACCAAGGAACAGATAGCAGAACTAAAGTCTAGTTTTATCATGAGCCAATTTCCTGACGATGCAGAAGTCTACAGGCTAATAGAAGTAACCGGTCTCTCCAGAAGCGAGATCAAGAAATGGTTCAGTGATCACAGATACAGAAGTCAAAGGGGCATTGTTCACATCACGAGTGAATCTATAGCAAAAGATCAGTTAGCCATTGCAGCTGCCCGGCACGGGCGTACATACCACACATACACAGATTTCACACCCCAGAGGTTCAAAGAGAAAACACAAGAGCAGCTTAGAATTCTTGAAGAAAGTTTTCTTCGAAGCTCTTTTCCAACCCAAGGAGAATTGGACAGACTTAGAGTGGAAACCAAGCTGAGCAGAAGAGAGGTTGATTCCTGGTTCTCTGAGAGGAGAAAGCTAAGGGATAGCATGGAACAGGCTGTCTTGGACTCTATGGGatccaacaaaaaaaataaagatcagAGACTTCATAATGGTACAATAAGCCCGGCTGAGCTGCTGAATAGTTCCCAGCTACCCAGTTCTTTGTCTGAATCCGAATCCTCCACagcatttaacaaaaaaaaccaagagCAGATTCACTTGCTGAAGAGCACATTTGCAAGAACCCAGTGGCCATCACCCCAGGAGTATGACCAGTTAGCAGCTCAAACTGGGCTCATTAGAACTGAAATAGTCCGCTGGTTCAAGGAGAATCGATCCTCCCTAAGAACTGGGACATTAAAATGGATTGACCGATACCAACAGCAGTATGTTGTGGAGGGTCATAATGAGCAAAACCAGAAAAAGGGATTAAAACAAAATGAGAGTCCAAAGAACAGTAACCAGGTGTCTCGGCAGCATTACCAGGAGCACAAAAAGCTGAATGAAGAGAATGTGGGCAAACTAGTCATGAGATCAACAGAAGACTATGAGCCACCAAAAGACTCTTTGTTAGGCAATCAAACTGAGGACAGATTGGAATGCAACAGCCAAGATGGCCACGGTAGTGAGGAAAATGAGGATGCTGGAGATGTGAACTGGGTGGAGGTGACAGTAGGGGATGATGATGCTGTCTCGGACTGTACAGACAGCTGGAGTCAAACTGCACCTGAAGGCCAAGCTGAGTTAGCAGATTTTGATTCTGAAAGTGTATCTGGAGACAATTCCCATATTTAA